The following are encoded together in the Variovorax sp. PBS-H4 genome:
- a CDS encoding disulfide bond formation protein B, translated as MFNWYFGAPRRALALICAACVAMLAFGLYLQHVVGLEPCPMCIVQRYALVLVAVFTGLGALSKSRGLQLTGATLALVMAIGGAYTAARQSWLQWYPPEVVSCGRDLYGMIETFPLKRALPMIFRGGGDCTQIDWTFLGLSIANWSFIAFVVFGLLLLGLLFWRRAPHG; from the coding sequence TTGTTCAACTGGTATTTCGGAGCGCCGCGCCGCGCGCTCGCGCTGATCTGCGCCGCTTGCGTGGCGATGCTGGCCTTCGGGCTCTACCTGCAGCACGTGGTGGGCCTCGAGCCGTGCCCGATGTGCATCGTGCAGCGCTACGCGCTGGTGCTGGTGGCGGTGTTCACGGGCCTGGGGGCGCTGAGCAAGAGCCGAGGCCTGCAGCTCACCGGCGCGACCCTGGCGCTGGTGATGGCCATCGGCGGCGCCTACACCGCCGCGCGCCAGAGCTGGCTGCAGTGGTATCCGCCTGAAGTCGTGTCCTGCGGGCGCGACCTGTACGGGATGATCGAGACCTTCCCGCTCAAGCGGGCGCTGCCGATGATCTTTCGGGGCGGCGGGGACTGCACGCAGATCGACTGGACCTTTTTGGGGCTGTCGATTGCAAACTGGTCATTCATCGCCTTCGTGGTGTTTGGCCTGCTGTTGCTGGGGCTGCT
- a CDS encoding sulfate/molybdate ABC transporter ATP-binding protein, which yields MSIEIRNVSKQFGDFHALRDVSLDVDSGELVALLGPSGCGKTTLLRIIAGLETADAGSILFAGEDTTDVHVRERQVGFVFQHYALFRHMTVFENVAFGLRVKPRGLRPGEAQIKAKVHELLKLVQLDWLADRYPAQLSGGQRQRIALARALAVEPKVLLLDEPFGALDAKVRKELRRWLRRLHDELHVTSIFVTHDQEEALEVADRVVLMNSGRIEQVGAPQDVWDHPASPFVYGFLGDVNLFHGRAHEGEVHVEGIRIDSPEHRDLRDGKALAYVRPHDLDVERYVPGASGIVATLSRAIVVGPIARLELEPVESNPDNPGSGTIIEAQLPAQQFRDLGLREGETVVATPRRARVFVEGH from the coding sequence ATGAGCATTGAAATCCGCAACGTCAGCAAGCAGTTCGGCGACTTCCACGCGCTGCGCGACGTCAGCCTCGACGTCGACTCCGGCGAGCTGGTCGCGCTGCTGGGCCCCTCGGGCTGCGGCAAGACCACCTTGCTGCGCATCATCGCGGGCCTGGAAACGGCCGACGCCGGCAGCATCCTGTTTGCCGGCGAGGACACCACCGACGTGCACGTGCGCGAGCGCCAGGTCGGTTTCGTGTTCCAGCACTACGCGCTGTTCCGCCACATGACGGTGTTCGAGAACGTGGCCTTCGGCCTGCGCGTCAAGCCGCGCGGCCTGCGCCCGGGCGAGGCGCAGATCAAGGCCAAGGTCCACGAGCTTCTCAAGCTGGTGCAGCTGGACTGGCTGGCCGACCGCTATCCGGCCCAGCTCTCGGGCGGCCAGCGGCAGCGCATTGCACTGGCCCGCGCGCTGGCGGTCGAGCCCAAGGTGCTGCTGCTCGACGAGCCTTTCGGCGCGCTCGACGCCAAGGTCCGCAAGGAGCTGCGCCGCTGGCTGCGGCGGCTGCACGACGAACTGCACGTCACCAGCATCTTCGTCACCCATGACCAGGAGGAGGCGCTTGAAGTCGCCGACCGCGTGGTGCTGATGAACAGCGGCCGCATCGAGCAGGTCGGAGCGCCGCAGGACGTGTGGGACCATCCGGCCAGCCCCTTCGTCTACGGCTTCCTCGGCGACGTCAACCTCTTCCACGGCCGCGCGCACGAGGGCGAGGTGCATGTCGAAGGTATCCGCATCGACTCGCCCGAGCATCGGGATTTGCGCGACGGCAAGGCGCTGGCCTATGTGCGGCCGCACGACCTTGACGTCGAGCGTTACGTGCCCGGAGCCAGCGGTATCGTTGCGACCTTGAGCCGGGCCATCGTGGTCGGGCCCATTGCGCGGCTGGAACTCGAACCGGTGGAATCGAATCCAGACAATCCTGGTTCCGGAACCATCATCGAGGCGCAACTTCCTGCGCAACAGTTCCGCGACCTGGGCCTGCGCGAAGGCGAGACGGTAGTTGCAACGCCGCGCCGGGCCCGCGTCTTCGTAGAGGGGCACTGA